A genome region from Chengkuizengella sp. SCS-71B includes the following:
- a CDS encoding site-2 protease family protein: protein MELLDRLIYFDLIELPFVLLAFLMAITIHGFSQAYVSNKFNDLTAKKQGRISLNPQTHLDPIGMVLLLIAGFGWGKPVPVNRHLFKKPKFMGIITSLVGPFSNFCLVLIGFLFWYLLFTDVIHGWFSPDVFNAINTFIEWFIKMNILLFVFNLIPLPPLDGYRILEDIAPNHVRAKMTKFEPYSIYIFLLLVFIPPLRMVTIQPILDLQFVIFQLLDKFFSVIF, encoded by the coding sequence ATGGAGTTATTAGATCGTTTGATTTATTTTGATTTAATCGAACTGCCTTTTGTTTTATTAGCATTTTTAATGGCTATTACCATACACGGATTTTCACAAGCATACGTGTCGAATAAGTTTAATGACTTAACAGCTAAAAAACAGGGACGAATTTCCCTTAATCCACAAACCCACCTTGACCCTATCGGGATGGTATTATTACTTATAGCAGGATTTGGTTGGGGTAAACCTGTTCCAGTAAATCGACATCTTTTCAAAAAACCCAAATTCATGGGGATAATCACATCTCTAGTTGGACCATTCAGTAATTTTTGCTTAGTTTTGATTGGTTTTTTATTTTGGTATTTATTATTTACGGATGTGATTCATGGATGGTTTTCACCTGATGTTTTTAATGCCATAAATACTTTTATAGAATGGTTTATAAAAATGAACATATTGTTATTTGTATTTAATTTAATCCCTCTACCACCGTTGGATGGTTATAGGATATTAGAGGACATAGCGCCAAATCATGTCCGTGCAAAAATGACGAAATTTGAACCCTATTCTATTTATATTTTTTTACTTTTAGTGTTTATACCACCACTTAGAATGGTGACAATTCAACCGATTTTGGACTTGCAATTTGTAATATTTCAACTATTAGATAAGTTTTTCTCTGTCATTTTTTAA
- a CDS encoding MmcQ/YjbR family DNA-binding protein, whose amino-acid sequence MRYEDLKTYCLKKQGAVEDYPFGPETLVIKLSNKMFALISEGQEHPSISLKCDPFLAEILREKYKSVVGGYHLNKRHWNTVYADGSIPDEEILEMVDQSYQLVFNSLKKADKQMILNS is encoded by the coding sequence ATGAGATATGAAGATTTGAAGACATATTGTTTAAAGAAACAAGGTGCTGTGGAAGATTATCCATTTGGACCAGAAACTTTAGTGATCAAGTTAAGCAATAAAATGTTTGCATTGATTTCAGAAGGGCAAGAGCATCCATCCATCAGTCTTAAATGTGATCCATTTTTAGCAGAAATTTTACGTGAGAAATATAAATCAGTTGTAGGAGGTTATCATTTAAATAAGAGACACTGGAATACGGTTTATGCGGATGGAAGTATTCCAGATGAAGAGATATTAGAGATGGTGGATCAGTCATATCAGCTAGTATTTAATAGTTTAAAAAAAGCAGATAAACAAATGATATTGAATTCTTAG
- a CDS encoding 16S rRNA (uracil(1498)-N(3))-methyltransferase: protein MQRYFISKNQFVENKVHIEDEDAFHLIKVMRAKIEDQFIVSDGETRDVLVEIEEITKSKVIASIIKDLDRINEPNINVWIAQSLPKGDKMDAIIQKSTEIGAIQFIPFISERTIVQYDEKKKNKRMERWNKIAKEAAEQAHRNRVPQIKGISTWPELLKVISDADTSFVFYENEDHIYLKDIISRKKTDHESIPTFLMIIGPEGGFTEKEILELEEAGCQSVSLGKRILRTETAAMVGLTCLLYEYGEMGGV, encoded by the coding sequence ATGCAGCGTTATTTTATTTCAAAAAATCAATTTGTTGAAAATAAAGTTCACATTGAAGATGAAGATGCGTTTCATCTCATCAAAGTCATGCGAGCAAAAATAGAAGACCAATTTATCGTTAGTGATGGAGAAACACGTGATGTTTTGGTTGAAATAGAAGAGATTACAAAAAGTAAAGTCATAGCTTCGATCATAAAAGACTTGGATCGGATCAACGAACCCAATATAAATGTTTGGATTGCTCAAAGTTTACCTAAAGGTGATAAAATGGATGCAATCATCCAAAAGAGCACTGAGATTGGTGCAATACAATTTATTCCATTTATTTCAGAACGAACAATTGTACAATATGATGAGAAAAAAAAGAACAAAAGGATGGAACGTTGGAATAAGATTGCAAAGGAAGCGGCTGAACAGGCTCATAGAAATCGAGTTCCACAGATTAAAGGAATTAGTACTTGGCCGGAACTTCTAAAAGTTATTTCTGACGCTGATACCAGTTTTGTCTTTTATGAAAACGAAGATCATATCTATTTAAAGGATATTATAAGCCGGAAGAAAACAGATCATGAATCAATTCCAACTTTTTTGATGATTATAGGACCTGAGGGCGGATTTACTGAAAAAGAAATATTAGAGCTAGAGGAAGCAGGCTGTCAATCTGTTAGTTTAGGAAAAAGAATTTTAAGAACTGAAACAGCCGCTATGGTAGGGCTGACATGTTTGTTATATGAATACGGTGAGATGGGAGGAGTATAA
- a CDS encoding YfhD family protein, whose product MNQKKPKKKLPIARNEDVEFSQSLADEDDLKAQERAREADQRQINK is encoded by the coding sequence ATGAATCAAAAAAAGCCTAAAAAAAAGTTACCAATTGCCAGAAATGAAGATGTCGAGTTTTCACAATCATTAGCAGATGAAGATGATTTAAAAGCTCAAGAAAGAGCAAGGGAAGCTGATCAAAGACAAATTAATAAATAG
- the addB gene encoding helicase-exonuclease AddAB subunit AddB encodes MQFVLGRAGTGKSQFCVDEICEELRKNPIGDPLIMLVPEQVSFQMEHKIVTSPDLTGMMRAQVLSFRRLAYQIMQETGGTILSPIDDTGKKLLLYKILKEQNSKLKCFHQSARQIGFLDEINDLFNEFKRYCLKSRDIKNYLQKFEDQFRSEDPTFKNKLHDIYLLYEQYEYFFQSQYIDAEDYLDLMANQIKDSQYIQKAEIWVDGFHGFTPLEYKILGQLLQFAKKVKITLTIDQAYHAQDETKELDLFHPTAKTMIHLQKLIEELKLQQEETIILNQTKRFIHNAPIEHLEQHIETGLKWTGKKVNEHIEIYAAVHRRAEVEGVARQMVRLVREQNYRWRDFAVLIRNMQDYQDLFSTIFSDYEIPYFVDEKREVMNHPLVEFIRSALEVVNYYWRYEAVFRCIKTGFFQQIELENEESQFITFDELENYVLAFGIQGSKWTDNMPWKYKIKSLEDAEQFTNKKEETQFFKRLNMTKDLVVQPILKFQNQMSKAGKVREKVSILFELLESMHIYERLEQWGLESMEQGETEQSKVHNQIWGSVMDVFDQLVEVIGEEEITNELLAELINTGLEGIKMGLVPPSLDQVLIGSMERTRSSDIKYCFLVGVNDGVLPATMKEDGVLTEHEREFLLESGIELAPNSKQRLMEEQFLIYTTLTTSNDKLWISYPMSDEEGNTLLSSEVVFKIKKMFPHLETKLLSADPTALTKLDEIISFFEHPERVLSYLMIQLQQWKNGAPLSDIWLQVFHWFHAKEKWKDKLERLCYGVFFTNEEQFLSVDTGLKIYGDKLYTSVSRMEKFISCPYAHFVSYGLRLKERKIYRLEAPDIGQLFHAALKMISEQLLESKVKWSDLSKEDCIQRAEQSVKLLSPKLQSEILFSSKRYLYITKKLTNIISRATLILSEQAKRSDFEPIGFEIDFGLNGTLPPLKLDLAQGYEMEMKGRIDRVDRAYNDQGVLLRVIDYKSSEKSLNLSEVFYGLSLQMLTYLDVIITHSEKWLGEQAKPAGVLYFHVQNPMLKLSNDLSPEQAEEQLFKRFKMKGLLLADEDMVKKMDLQLNNGHSNMIPVAVKSKGGFYKTSSVVEEEQWKQLRGYTRQMIVNIGSEIMDGNVDIKPYRMGKKIACTYCEYKSICQFNTLYENNDYRELQMKSNEEVLTTIEQESKERGEFM; translated from the coding sequence GTGCAATTTGTATTAGGAAGAGCAGGGACTGGGAAAAGCCAGTTTTGTGTAGATGAAATTTGTGAGGAGTTAAGAAAGAATCCAATTGGAGATCCTCTTATTATGTTAGTCCCTGAGCAGGTGAGTTTTCAAATGGAGCATAAGATTGTCACGTCACCAGATCTAACTGGGATGATGCGTGCTCAGGTACTGAGCTTTCGAAGACTAGCATATCAAATTATGCAGGAGACGGGAGGTACTATACTCTCTCCTATTGATGATACTGGTAAAAAACTGCTTTTATATAAAATCTTAAAAGAACAAAATAGCAAGCTGAAATGTTTCCATCAATCTGCAAGACAGATTGGTTTTTTAGATGAGATAAATGATTTATTTAATGAATTTAAAAGATATTGTTTAAAATCTCGAGATATAAAAAATTATTTACAAAAATTTGAGGATCAGTTCAGAAGTGAAGACCCTACTTTTAAGAATAAATTACATGATATTTATTTGTTATATGAACAATATGAATACTTCTTTCAATCGCAATATATCGATGCAGAGGACTATCTTGATTTAATGGCTAATCAAATTAAAGATTCCCAATACATACAAAAAGCAGAAATATGGGTGGATGGATTTCATGGTTTCACGCCATTAGAATATAAGATCTTAGGACAGCTTCTTCAATTTGCAAAAAAAGTGAAGATAACACTTACAATAGATCAAGCTTACCATGCACAGGATGAAACAAAAGAGTTAGATTTATTTCATCCTACAGCTAAGACAATGATTCATCTTCAGAAATTGATTGAGGAATTAAAGCTTCAACAAGAAGAAACAATCATTTTAAATCAAACAAAACGTTTTATTCATAATGCACCTATTGAACATTTAGAACAGCATATTGAAACAGGTTTAAAGTGGACAGGTAAAAAGGTTAATGAACATATAGAAATATATGCTGCAGTTCATCGTAGAGCGGAAGTTGAAGGTGTAGCTCGTCAAATGGTTCGCTTGGTTCGTGAGCAAAATTATCGCTGGAGAGATTTTGCAGTATTAATAAGGAATATGCAGGATTATCAAGATCTCTTCTCTACTATTTTTTCAGATTATGAGATTCCATATTTTGTTGATGAAAAACGTGAAGTTATGAATCATCCATTAGTTGAATTCATTCGGTCAGCTTTAGAAGTTGTGAATTACTATTGGAGATATGAAGCCGTTTTTCGTTGTATAAAAACAGGATTTTTCCAACAGATAGAATTGGAAAATGAAGAGTCTCAATTTATTACATTTGATGAATTAGAGAATTACGTTTTAGCTTTTGGAATTCAAGGTTCAAAGTGGACAGATAACATGCCTTGGAAATATAAAATAAAATCTTTAGAAGATGCGGAACAGTTCACAAATAAAAAAGAAGAAACACAGTTTTTTAAACGTTTAAATATGACAAAAGACCTTGTAGTACAACCTATCCTCAAGTTCCAAAATCAAATGAGTAAGGCTGGAAAAGTACGTGAAAAAGTATCAATACTTTTTGAATTGTTGGAATCTATGCATATTTATGAAAGATTGGAGCAATGGGGTTTAGAAAGTATGGAGCAGGGTGAGACTGAACAATCCAAAGTCCATAATCAAATATGGGGTAGTGTAATGGATGTGTTTGATCAGCTAGTAGAAGTGATCGGTGAAGAAGAAATAACAAACGAATTACTTGCAGAGTTAATCAATACTGGATTAGAAGGGATAAAGATGGGACTTGTTCCGCCCTCTTTAGATCAAGTATTAATCGGAAGCATGGAGCGCACACGCTCAAGTGATATTAAATATTGTTTTCTAGTCGGAGTGAATGATGGAGTTTTGCCTGCTACAATGAAAGAAGACGGGGTGTTAACTGAACATGAACGTGAATTTTTACTTGAATCTGGCATTGAACTAGCCCCCAATAGTAAACAGAGATTAATGGAAGAGCAATTTTTAATTTATACAACTTTAACAACAAGCAATGATAAGTTATGGATCAGCTATCCTATGTCTGATGAAGAAGGGAACACACTTCTATCCTCTGAGGTCGTATTTAAAATCAAAAAAATGTTCCCTCATCTTGAAACAAAGCTACTCTCTGCTGATCCAACAGCTTTAACAAAGTTGGATGAGATTATCTCATTTTTTGAGCATCCAGAGCGGGTTTTATCCTACTTGATGATACAATTACAGCAATGGAAAAATGGAGCTCCGTTATCAGATATATGGTTGCAAGTTTTCCATTGGTTTCATGCAAAAGAAAAGTGGAAAGATAAATTAGAACGTTTATGTTACGGTGTTTTTTTTACCAATGAAGAACAATTTTTATCTGTGGATACAGGTTTAAAAATATATGGGGATAAATTATATACTAGCGTTTCTCGAATGGAGAAGTTTATTTCATGTCCGTATGCACATTTTGTTTCTTATGGACTACGATTAAAAGAAAGAAAAATTTATCGTTTAGAAGCACCGGATATTGGACAGCTATTTCATGCAGCGTTAAAGATGATATCTGAACAATTATTAGAGAGTAAGGTGAAATGGTCTGATTTATCCAAAGAGGACTGTATTCAACGTGCAGAACAATCAGTGAAGTTATTATCTCCTAAATTGCAGAGTGAAATCTTATTCAGCTCTAAAAGGTATTTATACATTACAAAAAAATTAACAAACATTATCAGCCGAGCAACATTAATATTAAGTGAACAAGCCAAAAGGTCAGATTTTGAACCGATTGGTTTTGAAATTGATTTTGGTCTAAACGGTACATTACCCCCTTTAAAGCTGGATTTAGCTCAAGGATATGAAATGGAAATGAAGGGGAGAATTGATCGTGTAGATCGTGCCTATAATGATCAGGGAGTTTTACTAAGAGTCATTGATTACAAATCCAGTGAAAAATCTTTAAATTTGTCAGAAGTTTTTTATGGCCTGTCCTTGCAGATGCTTACGTATTTAGATGTAATTATTACTCATTCTGAAAAATGGTTAGGGGAGCAAGCAAAACCAGCGGGTGTATTATATTTTCATGTGCAAAATCCAATGTTGAAATTATCTAATGACCTTTCTCCTGAACAAGCAGAAGAGCAGTTGTTTAAACGTTTTAAAATGAAGGGTCTTTTGCTGGCTGATGAAGATATGGTGAAAAAGATGGATTTACAATTAAATAATGGTCATTCAAACATGATTCCAGTAGCCGTTAAGTCTAAAGGTGGGTTTTATAAAACATCTTCAGTAGTAGAAGAAGAGCAATGGAAGCAATTAAGAGGGTATACAAGACAAATGATAGTGAATATCGGATCAGAGATTATGGATGGAAATGTTGATATCAAACCGTATCGAATGGGTAAGAAAATTGCCTGTACGTATTGCGAGTATAAATCTATTTGCCAGTTTAATACTTTATATGAAAACAATGATTATCGTGAATTACAAATGAAATCCAATGAAGAGGTTCTAACAACAATAGAGCAAGAGAGTAAGGAAAGAGGTGAATTCATGTGA
- the prmA gene encoding 50S ribosomal protein L11 methyltransferase, with protein MNWYEICIYTTEEASEQISNFFHDNGAGGVSIEESGSLNKERDTSLGQWYEKPLNDFPEGDAEIKAYFPEEIDMDELIKSLERFVKNLIDLNINVGKAEVKSQIVNEEDWANAWKQYFKPVRITEKITIKPTWENYEAGENECVVELDPGMAFGTGTHATTSLCLKALEKAQVEGKNVIDVGTGSGILSIAAMKLGANQVLALDLDPVAVSSAKENVRINQLEQKITVQQSDLLQVLQTQHNSDQPQIVVANILAEIILTFIDDVYNVLEHNGLYIASGIIKQKEDDVIQALEKSNFSIIEKLEQEDWVAIIAKKR; from the coding sequence ATGAATTGGTACGAAATATGTATTTATACAACTGAAGAAGCTAGTGAGCAAATTTCAAATTTTTTTCATGATAACGGAGCTGGTGGAGTTTCAATAGAAGAATCAGGATCTTTGAATAAAGAAAGAGATACTTCTTTAGGTCAATGGTATGAAAAACCATTAAATGATTTTCCAGAAGGAGATGCAGAAATTAAAGCCTATTTTCCAGAAGAAATTGATATGGATGAGCTTATAAAAAGCTTAGAACGTTTCGTCAAAAATTTAATAGATTTAAATATTAACGTTGGAAAAGCGGAAGTGAAGTCACAAATAGTAAACGAAGAAGATTGGGCTAATGCTTGGAAACAATATTTTAAACCTGTTCGTATTACAGAAAAGATTACAATTAAACCCACCTGGGAAAATTATGAAGCAGGTGAAAATGAGTGTGTGGTTGAGCTTGATCCAGGAATGGCTTTTGGTACAGGGACGCATGCGACTACTTCTTTATGTTTGAAAGCATTGGAAAAAGCACAAGTGGAAGGAAAAAATGTAATAGATGTGGGGACAGGCTCTGGGATATTATCCATAGCAGCTATGAAATTGGGAGCAAATCAAGTGTTAGCTTTGGACTTAGATCCAGTTGCAGTCTCAAGTGCAAAGGAAAATGTACGTATTAATCAATTAGAACAAAAAATTACTGTTCAACAAAGTGATCTGTTGCAAGTGCTTCAAACTCAACATAACTCTGATCAACCACAGATTGTTGTAGCTAATATTTTAGCAGAAATCATATTGACTTTTATTGATGATGTATACAATGTTTTGGAGCATAACGGTTTATACATTGCCTCAGGAATTATTAAACAGAAAGAAGACGATGTTATACAGGCATTAGAAAAATCTAATTTTAGTATTATTGAGAAACTTGAGCAGGAAGATTGGGTTGCCATCATTGCAAAAAAAAGATAG
- the mtaB gene encoding tRNA (N(6)-L-threonylcarbamoyladenosine(37)-C(2))-methylthiotransferase MtaB, with protein MKKVAFHTLGCKVNFYDTEAIWQLFKNEGYEQVDFDDTNEPADVYVINTCSVTNTGDKKSRQMIRRAIRRNPEAIIAVTGCYAQTASKEILDIDGVDLVIGTQDREKIMDYVKQIQKERQPINAVRNIMKTRNFEELDVPDFSERTRAFLKIQEGCNNFCTFCIIPWTRGLSRSRAPEDVVKQARKLVDSGYQEIVLTGIHTGGYGDDLDNYKLADLLWDLDKIEGLKRIRISSIEASQITDEVIEVLKTSDKMCRHLHIPLQAGDNEVLKAMRRKYTIEEFGEKIDKIHEIMPDVAITTDIIVGFPGEDEEKFENSYKFIEKCKFSELHVFPYSKRTGTPAAKMDQQVDLEEKNRRVHELIDLSEKMQLEYAKKFENQVIEVIPETAKNNEDSQVITGHSDNYLQVIMEGTDDLIGKVCKVKIAEAGVNECKGKIVRVLEPSNVNAV; from the coding sequence ATGAAAAAAGTTGCGTTTCATACATTAGGTTGCAAAGTGAATTTCTATGATACTGAAGCGATTTGGCAGCTTTTTAAAAATGAAGGATATGAACAAGTAGACTTTGATGATACAAATGAACCAGCGGATGTGTATGTTATTAATACATGTTCTGTAACAAATACAGGTGATAAGAAAAGTAGACAAATGATTCGAAGAGCTATTCGAAGAAATCCAGAGGCAATCATTGCCGTTACAGGTTGTTATGCTCAAACAGCATCAAAAGAAATTTTAGATATTGATGGTGTTGACCTTGTCATAGGTACACAAGATAGAGAGAAAATAATGGATTATGTTAAACAAATCCAAAAGGAAAGACAACCGATTAATGCTGTCAGAAATATTATGAAAACTCGTAACTTTGAAGAATTAGATGTACCTGATTTTTCTGAGCGTACCAGAGCATTTTTGAAAATACAAGAGGGCTGTAACAATTTTTGTACTTTTTGTATTATTCCTTGGACACGTGGATTGAGTCGAAGTCGAGCTCCAGAGGATGTAGTTAAACAAGCAAGAAAGTTAGTAGACTCTGGTTATCAAGAAATTGTATTAACAGGAATTCATACAGGTGGTTATGGGGATGACCTAGACAATTATAAATTAGCTGATTTATTATGGGATTTGGATAAAATAGAAGGTTTAAAACGTATTAGAATAAGTTCAATTGAAGCAAGTCAGATTACAGATGAAGTGATTGAAGTATTAAAAACATCAGATAAAATGTGTCGTCATTTACACATCCCATTACAAGCAGGGGATAATGAAGTTCTTAAAGCGATGCGTAGAAAATATACAATCGAAGAGTTTGGAGAAAAGATTGATAAAATCCATGAAATTATGCCAGACGTTGCAATTACGACAGATATCATTGTAGGGTTCCCAGGGGAAGATGAGGAAAAGTTTGAGAACAGCTATAAGTTTATAGAAAAATGTAAATTTTCCGAGCTGCATGTATTCCCTTATTCTAAACGTACAGGTACTCCAGCGGCGAAGATGGATCAGCAAGTGGATCTGGAAGAGAAAAATCGTCGTGTTCATGAATTGATTGATCTTTCAGAAAAAATGCAATTAGAATATGCAAAGAAATTCGAGAATCAAGTGATTGAAGTAATTCCAGAGACAGCAAAAAATAATGAAGATAGTCAAGTCATTACTGGACATTCAGATAACTATTTACAGGTTATCATGGAAGGTACTGATGATTTAATTGGAAAAGTGTGTAAAGTGAAAATTGCCGAAGCTGGAGTGAATGAGTGTAAAGGAAAGATCGTAAGAGTTTTAGAGCCTTCCAATGTGAATGCTGTATAA
- the dnaJ gene encoding molecular chaperone DnaJ gives MSKRDYYEVLGLGKDVSGDEIKKAYRKLARQYHPDVNKSSDAEEKFKEVKEAYDVLSDDQKRATYDQFGHVDPNQGMGGAGGADFGGFGDIFDMFFGGGGGQRRNPNAPQRGADLQYTMTIEFKEAVFGKETEIKIPRTETCDRCSGSGAKLGTKKQTCSTCNGSGQQEVVQNTAFGRIVNRRVCTTCNGQGSIIKDKCGKCHGSGQVKNQRKINVKIPAGVDEGSQIRISGEGEAGQKGGPSGDLYIVLRVKSHEFFEREGDDIYCEVPLTFAQAALGDEIEIPTLTEKVKLKIPAGTQTGTYFRLKGKGVQRVRGYGQGDQHVKVVVVTPSKLSEDQKQLLRDFSELNGEHTHEKHQSIFERMKKAILGD, from the coding sequence ATGAGTAAACGAGATTATTATGAAGTTCTCGGTTTAGGCAAAGATGTTTCAGGCGATGAAATCAAAAAAGCTTATCGCAAGTTAGCTCGTCAATATCATCCTGATGTAAATAAATCTTCTGATGCTGAAGAGAAATTTAAAGAAGTAAAAGAAGCATATGATGTATTAAGTGATGATCAAAAAAGAGCAACCTATGATCAGTTTGGTCATGTTGATCCAAACCAAGGAATGGGTGGAGCTGGCGGTGCTGACTTTGGCGGATTTGGTGATATCTTCGATATGTTTTTTGGAGGCGGAGGTGGCCAGAGACGTAACCCAAATGCACCACAAAGAGGTGCTGATTTACAATACACAATGACGATTGAATTTAAAGAAGCGGTTTTCGGAAAGGAAACAGAAATTAAAATTCCTCGTACAGAAACATGTGATCGTTGTTCAGGTTCTGGGGCTAAACTAGGTACTAAAAAGCAGACTTGTTCTACATGTAATGGTTCAGGTCAACAGGAAGTTGTTCAGAACACTGCATTTGGACGCATCGTGAATCGTAGAGTATGTACTACATGTAACGGTCAAGGTTCGATCATTAAAGATAAGTGTGGTAAATGTCATGGTTCAGGACAAGTAAAAAATCAAAGAAAAATCAATGTGAAAATTCCTGCGGGAGTAGATGAAGGATCACAAATTAGAATTTCAGGTGAAGGTGAAGCAGGACAAAAAGGTGGACCTTCTGGTGATTTATATATCGTTTTACGTGTAAAATCTCATGAGTTTTTTGAAAGAGAAGGCGATGATATTTACTGTGAAGTACCACTTACCTTTGCTCAAGCAGCTTTAGGTGATGAGATTGAGATCCCTACTCTAACTGAAAAAGTGAAATTAAAAATTCCTGCTGGAACACAGACAGGTACCTATTTCCGTTTAAAAGGAAAAGGTGTGCAACGCGTTCGAGGATACGGACAAGGTGATCAACATGTAAAAGTGGTTGTTGTTACACCTTCCAAATTATCGGAAGATCAAAAGCAATTATTACGCGATTTTTCAGAATTAAATGGAGAGCATACTCATGAAAAACACCAGTCCATTTTTGAAAGAATGAAAAAAGCTATTTTAGGTGACTGA
- a CDS encoding Na/Pi symporter — MINDILLPLFTGLCLFLFGMKIMELALQKWAGSHLKNTLERFTKTPLRGMVTGTALTAFLQSSSAITVITIGMVNAKIMTFPRTLGIILGTNIGTCITTELIGLNINYLALPMLIVCFIIWMLSWYFQEQQEQTLFIRIVLILRYLSLAIMGFSCVLLGVEVMQAVVPALQSRGMFTWFLEQSQQSLLWGIIAGTCITAIIQSSAAMVAITMSLITLDAFSLELGIAIIIGANIGTCVTSMIASIGGSKSGQFVAWSHVILNVGGAILFFPLLSVLANISASISSNPSEQIAHAQTIYNVVSSIIALPLCYLSFIKRLES, encoded by the coding sequence ATGATAAATGATATATTACTTCCTTTATTTACTGGATTATGTTTATTTTTATTTGGGATGAAAATAATGGAGTTAGCTTTGCAGAAGTGGGCAGGTTCTCATCTTAAAAATACATTAGAACGATTTACGAAAACACCATTACGAGGAATGGTAACTGGGACTGCTTTAACAGCATTTTTACAAAGCAGCAGTGCGATAACTGTCATTACAATTGGAATGGTAAATGCGAAAATAATGACCTTCCCAAGAACATTAGGAATTATATTAGGTACAAATATAGGCACTTGTATTACAACGGAATTAATTGGATTAAATATTAACTATCTTGCACTCCCAATGCTAATTGTTTGTTTTATCATTTGGATGCTCAGCTGGTATTTTCAAGAACAACAAGAACAAACTCTTTTCATTCGTATCGTATTGATTTTAAGGTATTTATCTTTAGCAATCATGGGATTCTCCTGTGTCTTATTGGGGGTTGAAGTCATGCAGGCCGTGGTCCCTGCTTTACAGTCGAGAGGGATGTTCACTTGGTTTTTGGAACAATCTCAGCAAAGTTTATTATGGGGTATTATTGCTGGTACTTGTATAACCGCGATCATTCAAAGCAGTGCAGCAATGGTTGCCATAACAATGAGTTTAATTACATTAGATGCTTTTTCACTTGAGTTAGGCATTGCCATTATCATTGGAGCAAATATTGGAACATGTGTAACATCAATGATTGCGAGTATTGGAGGTAGTAAATCTGGGCAATTTGTTGCATGGTCACATGTTATTTTAAATGTGGGCGGTGCTATTTTATTCTTCCCACTGCTGTCAGTACTTGCGAATATTTCGGCTTCTATCTCCTCGAACCCCTCGGAACAAATAGCCCATGCTCAGACTATATATAACGTGGTCTCTTCTATCATTGCTCTTCCGTTATGTTATTTGTCTTTCATTAAAAGGCTTGAAAGTTAA
- a CDS encoding NUDIX hydrolase encodes MNMKREVSAGGVVYKYENDKLLIQMIQDRFGITTLAKGKMEPGETIEQTALREIEEETGMKGTIKEAIPLKVVNYQYDSPQLGVIDKEVHYFLVEAKEGVLQAQEEEISCVDWLTPKEAWRKQIHNGYDNNNDVLQKALLKLGYEVKVD; translated from the coding sequence ATGAATATGAAGAGAGAAGTTTCAGCCGGTGGTGTGGTCTACAAATATGAGAATGATAAATTACTCATACAAATGATACAGGATCGTTTTGGAATAACGACTTTAGCTAAAGGTAAGATGGAGCCAGGAGAAACGATAGAACAAACTGCTCTAAGAGAGATTGAAGAAGAAACAGGGATGAAGGGTACAATCAAGGAAGCAATTCCTTTGAAGGTTGTAAATTATCAATACGATTCACCTCAATTAGGTGTTATAGATAAGGAAGTTCACTATTTTTTAGTTGAAGCCAAAGAGGGAGTTTTACAAGCTCAGGAAGAAGAAATATCATGTGTAGATTGGCTGACTCCAAAAGAAGCTTGGCGCAAACAAATACATAATGGGTATGATAACAATAACGATGTGTTACAAAAAGCATTATTAAAGCTAGGATATGAGGTGAAGGTTGATTAG